CACACCATTGTTTTCAAGGTCTAATATAATAACTTActtaaagagctttgtaaaaaataaaacacagtaTGAAGTAAGTTAGACCACTTTCTGATTCTGGCATTAGAGGACCTGGAGGTCAAAGCCTATCACTAATGATTAGgacctatgtgatcctgggcaagtctttacTACTCAAGgatcagtttcctctactgtaaaggGAAAGatttggatttgatggcctctaaggccccttctacctctaaatatataatagtttaaaaatgtatttgtatttctggttattactttttctatttgtattccccagAACTTAATACAGAGTTTTCATATAGtaaattatgaaattattttttcatttattctatgATCCTGCTAAATTAGATATTAGAGGGAAGAAAAAGTCATTGAAGTTTGCATTAATTCGTTGCTGCTGCCCACAGTAGTCCCTTAGCGGTGCTGGCTATATCTGAAGAAAGTGACTCAGAACATTTTTGGAAGAAactttttgtcattattattgtaATTTGGCATCTGAGCTGTTTAgtagcaacaaaaaacatttttagggACAAATGAATGATGTACTGAAAACATTTGATTATTTCCTCTTCCATGTATTCTGAGTTACTTATCAAGCCAAGGAAGAACCCAAAAGTACTTCAGCTAAGCGCTGCAGCAGAAGGGGCAAGTAACAACAGTATTTGCATGACCATAGTCACTATACAAAGAACTACCCTCGTAGACTTTGCCAGTCAGTTCCTAGCTATCAGATAGTCAAGTTGGTGCCTACcccagggagaagagaaaaaagaaaagtataacaAAATCAACTTTCTTGATGGtgctaaattttattttcagtaaaaGTAGCTTAGGGATTTTAATAACCACCAACTGGATTAAACTATTTTTGTcccctttcaaaatatttttactttaatGTGTGTCCCAAATAGTAAACTTATGATTAGTATGTTACTTAAGCagtcaagaaaactggaaagtgacACTATTTTGTCTATCCTCTTCTCATAGGCCCATCTTTTTGCTTGAATATTATATAAGCTTGTACTTTTTCATGTTCTATCAGTAGAAAATAAATATCCAGTCAAAGAACATAAGAACAGTCAGTTTTTCAggaatttgggggggggtctTTTCTGtctattctgcttttaaaactttttcaaaTATAGTCTCATTAATAAAAGTTCAAACTATTTCCAGAAATAAGTTAACATAATGtaatcaaggttttttttttcttttttacttttgttgtttttttaaatccagaAGGTGATTTATTTAGCAAGGCATGCAGTTGCAAAAACAAATTGGGTTCAAGGATCTGGAAGCCATGATGGTTCTTTGACTTTCATACAATTTTTACACAGTACAAGAGGGGAACAGGAATGTATTGGTCAAGCAGTGGTCAGATTAGGGCATGTGCTAATATCTCATGAGTGGGGATTTTATGGAAAACATTTGAAGGACATATCAATGTCGAGAGACAGATCTTACAGTCATAAAATAGTGGGCTAGTCACAGAATGGAATCACTTTGGTCTAATAATTACATTTCTTCTCTTTGGACCTAGAGCTGCAAGAAGCCTGTCGGTCTGCCAGTTACCTTGAGAGAACTTGATCTAGGCTGAGACATTGAAGGCAGGAGTAACATACTGGTACAGACATAAGCTGCAATAGTCACTAAGAGCAGTCCTATGAAGAAGTACATGGCAAAGTCATGCTACAGAAATGAGGGAATATAAGAAAGGAGTGGTGCTTCATGCCCTACTAGAGAGGTATAAACTGGGGTAAAGGGTTTAGCAATAATAGGAGAATGGCCAAATAGCATTTGAAATCGAGAAAGGCAAAGTTCCCCCTTTGGTCTATCAAGTAAGTAGAACAAAGTGAGGAGTAAGGCCTCAGGCCATCTCAGATGTATCTCCCTGTAGAGTTTACCCAGCATGGTCTTAAGTTCCAGATGATTCATTCACTCAACCTGGCCAGACCTCTAGGGATGTTAAGACATGTGAAAATGAGGgggaatttacatatcaccaagGTAGCCAAGAAAATTTAGTAAACAGGAACACCGTGAAAAAATAAGAGAGTGAAGTAATAAAATAACGGtcatcaatattaaataacatcaaATCTCGTTGTAACCTGGTAACCCACTCCCAGTGTTGATTTAATCAGCACATTTCAGCTTAAGTCACAAATGTCCCCTGTAGTCATCTGGTCTGGGAAAATCTTCTCTATGACATTCTGGAATAGGCATCATTCTCAGGGCAGCTCTGAAGGAGGCTCCTCCGTAATCAAGTATTTTAAATGGTCTTTTACACACATActgtataaataaaacaacaTGTGTAATTTATTATTGCTATATTCTGCATATTAGTACATAAAAATTAACCagtaggggaagggaacaagcaattattaagcacctactatgttcctggtactgtgctaagtgcttttaaaatagtATCTCATTCGATAATACCTTTTGGTAGCTTAACTTGAGATAATAGTAAaattttaagtattctatttcattaaatgctacTTTAGTGCTCTAAGAGAGCTGTCACTTTTATTACTTGAGTGTACCATCACCTTCCAAACACCCAGGTTCTAAACTTCAGTGTCCTAATTCTTCCTGCGCTCACTTTCACTTATCCCACATACCCAACCAGCtgccaaattttctctcttctatttctacAAAATGCTCATAAGTGGCCCTGTCTCTttactcacatggccaccactaAACTTTAGGCCCTCAGCATTTCCAAAAATTATTGTAATAGCTTTCTATTTAGTCTCTCTATCTCAAAACTTTCCCCACACCAGTCCATTACTAAAGCTTTGGTCTGATTATATTAAACCCCTCCTAACCACCACAgtaaattccagtgcctttctgTTACCTCTAGGAAAAGGGACTCTTTACCTGGAGtttgtaatttttcaaaaattataattTGATAACTTTCAGTATAACCAGTCTCCTTTGTaatgtttgcattttattttataaatttaaaaatatgattctgagaagggttccataggtTTCACTGAACTGACAAAAAaggtccacaacacaaaaaaggtCCAGAAGCTCTgctctaaaatcaaatataatttcctttctctgtattttaaaacttttttcacaCCCTGGTGCATACCTATCTTTTCAGTCTAATTACATGTTACTCTCTTTTGTGACCATGCAAGCATGTGATGTTTTgctccatctccctcctctctgtctttgcATTGGTTGTCACAAATGACTGGAATGAATTCCTCCCTTACCTATACTTCTTGGAAACCCTGTTGTCTTTTAAGACTAAGCACAAGTGTCATTTTCTATacgaagccttttctgatccttccaGCATCTAGTACCCTCCttcccaaaattactttgtattaattttgtttatgtatgtatgtatgtatgtaacttTGTGCCTTATTTTTCTAGATGTTGTCCTTCCCATTTGCATGTAgactccttaaggacaggaactatttcacttttggttTTGCATCCCTCAaacttacttagcacagtacctggaacatataGGCacatacttaacaaatgtttgagtAATTCTGAATTTATTAGTACATGTGCTAGTAAGATCCAGCTCACTTATGTTTTACTAAATATGTGATCAAAGAGATCTTTATAGATCCCTCCCCACACCCAAATTTGGGATAGGGTATGcactaaagatttttttctccacctACTAGATTACCTATGTTACAGATAAATTACAAGAGAAAAACTAGAGTTGGAACCTATCAGGTTTTGTTTTAGGCTGTTCCATCATAAAAGTTAGCTTTCGTATTTCTCAAGATAAACACTAAGGTAAATAAATAGGCAAAAAGGAGTATAATTTTAATCTTGAATAgggaatattattttaattttctgatGTGGTAGAATGAACATCAAATTATAGTAATTGCTCAAAAGAAAGAGGACTACTGTGTTCCCCTCTGCTTGTTATTCCTCCTAGGTAAGTTAGGTGCTTTGAGAGGTTCAGTGAGTTCTGAAAAGATAAGGTACCTTTTTAAACACTTGACTTGCTTTGGAAGGTAGGATAGTGGAATCTGACTACCTCTGACTACTACATTCAGAATCAGTTGACTAGGTAATACTTTACTTAGAACTGCCTAATAAAAGTAGAGGAGTATTAGATTATACAACCATAGATGTAAAGTTATAAGGGACCACAGATGTCAGTCCAAACTCAGATATAGAACCTGCCCAAAAAATTACCCAGGTACATGAATAGGATATTtaggatcagtggattctttgacAAAGTCTTTTTGGAAGCctggaatttaaaaatataaatatgaattccTTATCATTTCTTGATTGTATAAGAATTGTCATAACTATGTTTTTACTAGATAATTTTGTACTTTTTTAATCAACCATCAACATTCTTTAAAAGTGAAGGAAGTTTTTCTAGATTGTTTTATTAAGATCTTTTTCAGGGAGAAGAGTTTTAGATGTTTGAGAATCAGAGCAAGGGTATGGCTCTGAAAAACTTTTAAACCTGGACTCttacaatttattttaaagatttagGCTTCACCTTCCTCACcgtcttccttccccttcctcttcccctcacccaaacaaacaagcaaatccATACTCTTTAGATGATTCAGTACTTAATTTTAAGCTATTTtgagtgagctccttgagagcaagaattgtttttgtttattttttggttttgcttttctttgtatttccagggcttgacagaataggtgcttaataagtactagttgattgactgatattAAAGTCTTTTTACCTTATTTAAAAATGCAGTTAGCCAAATGCTATGATCTCTTCTGCCTAGGGAATTCTGATGTGGGAATTCCTTCCACCAAGGCAGATAGCAACCATCTCTTACTTAATAGCACATTCCTAGGGCACAAGGAGATTAAATAACTAGTGCAGGATCAAAGAATTAGTAAATATCATAAGtgggggtttgaacccaggttttcctgatgtaATGCTTGGCCATTactctctatccacttcactaggCTGCCTTTATTATTCCCTCCATTGAGTtttgaaataatgtttttaatttaaaatgtgatGTCCAGTTACTTACATTCTTAGTTTccaaaaaatgttcattttatacaTTGTTGTTGGACCATaatgtccatgggattttcttggcaaagatactagagtggtttgctatttccttctccagtggattaagacaaactgattaagtgacttgcccagggtcacacagttggtaactgagggtggatttgaactcaggacttcctgactccaggtccagtgctgtctccactgagccatctaactgcctcattttagGCATATTAAATTAACCCtcttgatttttattcttttcctaagTATGGCAGCAACCTTCTTGTCGTCTGGCAACTGTCAGGATCTTAAAGTTCATCCCTTTGCTGGGGTTAAATTGTAACccccaaaattatatttttttcatattgcaAATTGAGTAATTTATCATTGTCACTAAAATAATTTGTAACGTTCTATGCAATAAATatatctttccctcctcaatATGCTTTCCTATTTACCAAATATTTGCCAGATCAATAAGATTTTTTCTTATAAGATAAAAATTGAGAAGACCAAGGACAGTGTTTGCTAATTCACTTTAAATTTCATCCTTTTTGCTTTCGTAATGAATAGTTCTTAAAACTTTCAATTCACATTGTCCTTATTGATTTAATTTTGAGCTTGTGAATATAAAATTATTAGGTAGGAAAAGTACTAAATTTAGTCTCCTGATTTTAAAGGTACCCTTCCAAACTCAcgatttttttaaacatcccacctttcaatatatctaacACTTCCCTTAACAGATGCAAAACACATGTATTTACCAAACTGTGTCTAAAATGAAGTTCAACAACAGACTCCAGAACCTTTGGGACTAAATATTGAATTGCTGTCccttttttgtcattcttttcatttttaaagtgatcTTTGctcaaaatatttgttgatgaacATCCAGTATGATGACACAGTCTTTTGTTCATCTGCATAGAATAGTATGGGGTCAATGCTCTTTAAACCGGTCTTTCAAATTCCAGGAGGAAAGTCTTCTATTACTGTCTCAGGTGGGAAATTGTATCAATCCCTGGTTTATAGCACAATGGGAGGAGTTTAATATTATCCATTTGTATTATTGTATGTACATACTATTTGTCTAAAGGCCGACTGAATAACCATCGTTCACAGTTTTTAGTTACAGCAGTGCTGGTAGCAATGAATATATTTAGGTTCAATCCCCAAACTACAGTAAAGAATTACATTTGTAGCCACTCACCGTATCTTTCTAGAATACAGTCAGCCAGAATATCCTCTGCCTGGTGTTGGGAAATGGTGCTCTTTTGTTTTTAGTGAGCATTTATGTTTGGATGGGATTCCAGAACTTCCAGATACTAAATTAAATAGCTGCAGTTGTTGTTATGCCGATAGCTGGGTGCCCACTGGAAGTGCTGCAGTTATTAtagttgttgctgttattattattatgccttatgtaaacagtttaatatcAGATCCTTAAAACCCAGACTTTCCCCTAAAGGGGATAAAAACATAATCTTCTCTATATGGCAGTAGTGGATTAACTCCATATTCCCTCAATCTTTGGTTTGCTCCCTGAAGGTTTGTAACAAAAAGACTCAATGCTCTTTAAACATGCTGTAGTACAGGAAGTTGTAATTGGAGATTTCCAAAGGACAAATGTAAAAATGGCACTCTATTGAAactgaatgttttattttgtagttttttttaaagaggtacTCACTAAGAGAACTTTCAGGGCTACCACTTCTCCCAGAAAATGTCTTAACCCTCTAGAACCAATTCAGAGTTAAATCTGAAGGAacctcttttttatttctggaatGCAAAGTACTAAGCAAAAAAACATGTTCTCATTAGGAGTTACAAAAAAATGTATACTTAATAATTAGATTTGGTAATCAGAAAATAAAAAGGTATGGTTAAATATGATTTTTGTAGGTTTCCCATTAatgtgtaatttcttttttttaattaacagattTACTGATTTTTCTCAATTTAGATTAAAGATTTAACATTTATTCTGTGGATTTAATCAGAGGATGTTATTCTTCCTAAAAggaactttttgctctctttttttttaaacttccctgAGTGACCAGTTCTCTGCATAAAACCAGAAATCACCAAACAACTATGGAGTCTTCTGAAAATTAGCAAGGACTGGAAAGATTTAGTGGGACTCATTGTTTTCTAACTAAATCACCTCAACCTTTCCCCAAATCCCCgtgctcatttctttctttgttgagaTCCCATTAGTAAAGTACATAGAAAGGAAATTCTGTGGCCTTGGAGAAGTAACCTGGGTGCTGAAGAGTTAAAGGAGGGGTTTAGATGGTCTGTTTAAAGGGGCAAATGGATCAGCAAATCAGCGAACTGCTGTCTGTACGAATCTTTCAATAAACACAAAGAAGAGGGGCCTGGGGAATAGAAACCCAAATCCACTTGTAATCGTACAAGAGAATCAGGCATAATTACTTGAGCAACCTAGATTAAGATTGATGAGCCTTTAAAGTGGCGCTTCGGATCGATCGCCTTGCCCTTTGGAAAGAAAAGCGTTGCAGGGCCAAGGTGGATCTCGATTCTGCTTGGCTCCCACTGTGGAAATAACGGAAAGAAGATGGAGggtaaaagggaaaatgaacCCGGCAACCGGGCGCATGTGATCCACATCAGCTGACTAGGGTCAAGGGGCTAGACTGGCTTATTAAGGgatagaaaacaataaaatgaaagaaaatagagtTTGCGTCAATAGTATCCAAACTGTCACAATCAAAGGCTGAAAGCTGTCACTGAAACAGTTTGTTTCAAATACTCCTTTTTACACGAAATAAATTACTCTCGTCCCTTTCTTTTAATTCGGCAAAGGAATTGACACTTTGCCGTGCAGTAGAATCGCAAACTGAGTGTTAAAGCAAAGTAAAACACAAACAACGTGACAGTTAGATACCATGATACGGGGCTAATTTGGTCTATGTGCTTATTGTGAAAAGATGCGAATGAATAAAGGCAGGCAGTGCACGGGCCGGCTCCCTCCTCCTTGAAACTGGCTGCGCCGGGAGCTGCGGGCCGCCGAGGCCCCGGAACACGGCCCGAGGCCGGGAGACGCACCGCTTTTCCTCCCCGGTCCGCCTAGTCCCACTCATTCCCCTCGCcgctttctcccctcccctgccgGCTCCTGGAGAGCTCTGGCTTGGAAGGGGGGGGGAACCTGGCTCATTGCTTAACTGTCGCTAGTAAGGGCCATTTTATCGGATAAAGTTGACTCTTTGTTCTGAAGGGAGCAGGCAGAGTTCTTAGGACCATAGCAGAAGAGCTACCTGGCGTCCGAACGACGGCTCGCTTACTTCCCGTTTCCGGTGTGTGTGTGTTCGGGTCTGTCTGTgcgtttgtgtctgtgtgtgggtgTACTCCCGGATTCCCTAAGATAACTTCTCTGACCCCGTTGCATTAGTATACCTTTTTTCGATACACGAATTCCCTACTTGTGCTTAGCCCTGGTCCATTGAATCCGACGCCAGACCTCCTCTCGTTAGCCCGCACACTTTCAGAGGCCCTTGGGCCCCTAAGTCCACCTTCTTCTCCTTGGAAGGTTGAAACCTCACTAGTGCCCACAGACGGTTTTTCTGAGGAGAACAATCTTGTTAAAGTTTCTTCTCCGTTTTCAGCCTTAAGCTCCCCAGGAAGACGGTCACTGGTTAGTGTTTTCACCCTCTTCTAAATGAGAGGTGGCTTGATAAGTACTTGCTACTTTGAGGTTCTTTCTGTACAATTGATATTAATTTGGCCTTCCTAAAAGGATGCGAGACCGAAATACTGTGACTTTCCTCTTTAGCCtcattctccaccccacccccccataccCTCGCCTCAGTGTCCCTTGAGAAGCTCAGCTTTCTCGACCCTGGCATCGTTCTGCATAATCCTGTGTCTTTGGGGTAACTGTGACCGTCCGAGCCCTTCGGAAAGACTGTGCTTTCATTGGAAAATCTAAGCGCGATGTCCCCCTGCGCCTCCAAAGTAGTTAGTGCTGGCACCCTTAGCCCGCCATCCAGTCTTTCTGGGGGAAGGTTCGCGCTTCTGAAGTGCAGCTTTTGGTGTTTTACAAAATTATAATTCATTCTGGAATCCGTGATAGACTAAGGTGTAAAAATTGTTTAAATGTTTTCAGACTGGCAGAGTTCCTTGAACTATATATCTTGGAAAATGAGATAAGGCAACGTTTTCACAAACGCCTGCCTGTTAGCCAAACCTGTATTCATAGTGGTGCCCTTCCCTCCGGGACGGCGAAGGCTTCGGCGGCCCGGCGAGCGCCTGACGCCCTGTGCTTGTCTTGCAGGCCCCGTGGTCCTCAGCACGCCGGCTCAACTCATAGCCCCAGTGGTGGTGGCCAAGGGGACACTCTCCATCACCACGACGGAAATTTACTTTGAGGTAGAGGAAGACgatcctgccttcaagaagatcGACCCCAAAGTGAGTACCTGTTCTCCAATGGACCCACTGACACCGTCAGTGAATTTGTGGCATAATTTTAGTTCTTACATGGATGGAGGGAAGTGTGGTTGGTGGACTTCGTTTTTAAAAATAACCAGTAAAAGGGGAAGGAGTGTGTTCTGCCTTTCTATGTGCAAAGGAAATGGGTGCAATATATCTGCAACTCTGGTTCTTTAACTCGTGTTGAGATGATGAAAGTCAAatatattcataattttaaatCCTCTATTACCACAGCAGGAACATTTTTACAGTCTTTCAGCGAATGCCTTTGTATGAACTTGGGCAGATTTGGTAGTTAAGCCAATTGCCCTGAAATCCCTAGGGGTAACAGCGATCTCATACTGTCTCAAAAGACTTGATGGGCTTTTCTCTAAGAGTGGGTTTTAATTGTAATGCCTTtaattccccaccccctccaaaaaaaaaaagtgtaaataGAAGCAATGTGGATCATTTACTGAAAGCTTAggtagaaagtttaaaaaaaaaaccttaaaggcATTCTACCTGTATTTTTAAATtgacttttccttaaaataagaatTACTAGTTCGATATAAGCTTTCCCAGAAGCTTCAAAAAACTGATTTTCTAAAAAGCCCTGATTTTTCATTGTttgattttaaactatatttctGAAaggtgtgtgtatttatgtatgaaaCAAAATACTTGGTCATACTTAAGATACATAAATTATTGTGTTTTGTTTATATTGTAGGGTTATAAAGGAGGATATGATATTAGGATTTGCTTGTACCACAGTATTTTGTTTTCTATAGCCAGCTTTTGTAAATAGAAATTTCTGTATTTGAGACCAGaggtaggaaaggaaaggaaacggTTTGCAGAGatctttcattaaaatatttctcaAGAATAATTATTCcaacattttcaaagatgaatTCCCAATAGATTTGGTACTGGATTATAAACTAGTCATGCCTAGTGTCCAAATACTGACtagacaaataaaataaatgtcagaGAATTGGTCTTTGGGCAACAATATTTGCCATACTAAAAATCATGAAGCAAATCTTTTAACTCAAGGTGTGTAGTTGGTTTGCTCTTTTCAGCACTTGTTGActgtaaatatttaatttaaacagGATGTTCTTcaaactctttgctctcttcCACTTCCAAAACAAATCAcataattttaaatacatttttaatattaattaattttcatcatttgtaTTGAATTTTATCATTGCCTTTAGGCATAGGCTGGTTAGATTTCTGATTTTAGTGTTTTTCTGGCATCTTTATCAAGCAAAATATTATTATAGATCAGAACTAATCTTTATCTTACTATTGCTGGCTAGACTTCATCTATTAGTCATCTCCCTTTATTGTATTATTCTTTGCTTCATATGTTAAGGTGAATTTCATAAAAAATTAACCAGATTCAATAGCCTTTGCTCTAGTGAGCTGACTTTTCTTTAATATTCCTAATGAAAACCTAACTTCAATAAGAAAATCTTTTCTAAGTGGGATTATATTTTGACCCTGTAAAAAGTTGTACTGCTGTTCTGATAATTACTACTTAAGAAACTGACAGTTGTTGATAGTCTGTAGTAGTTAAAGTTGTAGTGGTTTTcagttatatttattttctcttattaCACTTGTATATTTCTGAGGTGTTAAAGAATGTGTaggcttaatttttaaaatgaagcataATAGCAAATTTTCAAATATCAAAAATTAATTCTGAATTGAAACACATAAGTTTTCTTTTACTTCATTTATTAGCTTGTAATTAAATAAAAACCAGCAACAGAAATTAAAATCTAATTCACAAAAGTAATTATCCAGTGTATTTCAAGtgcattttttcaaatatataattcaGATATTCAAGCGTTATTATATAAGCAGAATCCAAATTTCTTCtgaatatatttaaataacaTTTCAAGTATATTTATGGAATGTTAGAAATAGAACAAGCAATATATTTGAAACAAAAATGTAAACTTTTTAAGTTCAGACAATTTCCAAGACAGTTAACAAAAGTACCATGAGAAAAATCTACCTTTAAATGGTATCTCCATTAGCAGAGAATGTCCTGAAGTATCCAAAAATGGCAATTTAACTTCTGTTCACCAAATCACAAAACACCAACATCCACACTTTCAAAGACAATGTGAGATCACAATATTTGATACAAATTAAAATGTACATTAGACTTTTGTTCAGATGACACATCCAAATATCATTTACTCACTGACAGAGTTACCTAAAATCACCAGAGGTTGTTATCCATTGATTTTATAGGCAGGCTAGTCACTATCGTGTTGTCTTACAGCCGAGTTGTTTCCAGGTATTGTGGACTTTTCAGGGGagatgaaaaatgctttgaaaagaaGTCTCAGTACTCTCGAGTTtgaatttttctccccttccttctttcccctttatccaccccccccccccccatgatgCATAAGAGGtaaattcctttttaaagaaGCTATTGTTTGCATTGTCAAGTGGACTATTTGACTGTGATTCAAACAGGAAGTTTAATTTTCATCAGGACTTGTGAATCATTTCGGCCCTTGTTAAAATTGTCCTCTAAAGTTTTTCCAAACTTTTGGGATTAGTAAGTATTTCTCTAGCCAGTCGCCACGTCTGTTTGGCAGCATTTTCCAGAGCTGAATGAGGTTTGCCCTGAAAGAGGTCTAAGTTTGGTAAGAAGTAGTGAGGACACCGCCTGCATTGTAGGCAGGATATAAGTTGCAGTAAAATTCCGTTGAGGCGATCGCCCAGGCAAGATTCGTCCCAATCCGATTCCCGGGGGTGCTTTTCGCACTCGTAAGAAACCAGAGTCTTCATATGGTAATTATTCAGGGGCTGGCCTGGCAGTTCCAGGTGTCGATCCCGTAAGGTTTTGAGAATCGAGAGGCATTTCTTTCTGCAACCTCCCATCTGTAATCTGTTCTCTGCTTCTGCGAACTGCAGGACCCAGGCATCACTCTCCGCTGAACTCTGTTTGCCTGCTAGAGAGTGGCACTCCTTGGATAAGAGGTTGAACCCTTCAGCTTTGACCTCTGCTACCCTGTTGGGTCCCGGCCAGGGGATGTGGGGAAGTGGCCAGTGGGCAGCACTTCTTGGCCAGATCCCCGTGCACTTAAAAGCTGGGGTAATCTGCACTACGTATCTATCTCTTATTCTCAGTTTCACTTCGCTGGTATCTGCCACCATCTTTACCACATCCCTGTAACTACATTTATCCACTGCTTGAGCCACCAGGGTCTGAAATCTGGACCTGATTTTCCGAGCAGAGAGGTAACCGGAGGCTGTTATGAACTCCACCCAAAGAGACATGCTCCTTTTACGCCCATCGCTTAACTTGAGCACGGCACATCCCGGCAGGGAACCATCATCCACAAAGTTGAAGACCCCCATTTGATTAAGATAAAGCACCACTTCAAATTCTGTGGGTGAAATGACCTCCAGACCCTCATAACGATTGTCCATTTCATTGAGAGAACTGATGAAACGGGGTTCCTGCACTTCCACTTCCTTCAACACATCCGAAACTACTTTGCAGACTTCTCGGATAGTTTTGGCGATGGCAGCTTTCCTGGCTTGGCATTTTTCATTGTAGTATTTATTCAGATGATAAACCAACTTGGCCTGGGCCGCGATCATGTTGGGGCAGAGATCCGGATTGTACACCGGAGTCTCACAATAGGCTGTGGGATCCAATGCGGCTGCTAAAGCTGGAGCCAACTTCAGAGGAGAAACAGGCTGCTATCCTCTGAAACgtaacccccccaaaaaaaacaatcTTTCCAATGCGTTGTAGCTGTTGTTTCTCAGTTGCTGTTTTCCAGTTCCTTTTATCTTTGAGCCCAGCCGG
This Trichosurus vulpecula isolate mTriVul1 chromosome 2, mTriVul1.pri, whole genome shotgun sequence DNA region includes the following protein-coding sequences:
- the MAB21L1 gene encoding putative nucleotidyltransferase MAB21L1; its protein translation is MIAAQAKLVYHLNKYYNEKCQARKAAIAKTIREVCKVVSDVLKEVEVQEPRFISSLNEMDNRYEGLEVISPTEFEVVLYLNQMGVFNFVDDGSLPGCAVLKLSDGRKRSMSLWVEFITASGYLSARKIRSRFQTLVAQAVDKCSYRDVVKMVADTSEVKLRIRDRYVVQITPAFKCTGIWPRSAAHWPLPHIPWPGPNRVAEVKAEGFNLLSKECHSLAGKQSSAESDAWVLQFAEAENRLQMGGCRKKCLSILKTLRDRHLELPGQPLNNYHMKTLVSYECEKHPRESDWDESCLGDRLNGILLQLISCLQCRRCPHYFLPNLDLFQGKPHSALENAAKQTWRLAREILTNPKSLEKL